A single genomic interval of candidate division KSB1 bacterium harbors:
- a CDS encoding protein-L-isoaspartate(D-aspartate) O-methyltransferase, with amino-acid sequence MKDRQPSMEELQKQREKMVQFQIKARGVSDPKVLQAMLRVPRHEFVPATYRDDAYEDFPLPIGYGQTISQPYIVAYMTEALHLKGGEKVLEIGTGSGYQAAVLAEIAGQVYSIEIVEPLCREAAQRLQQLGYANVSVRCGDGYAGWPEAAPFDAIILTAAPEEIPQPLVEQLGEGGRMILPLGRFSQNLVLLTKQEGKVNKRNLLPVRFVPMTGKAEDKQERK; translated from the coding sequence ATGAAAGATCGGCAACCTTCCATGGAAGAGCTGCAGAAGCAGCGCGAAAAGATGGTGCAGTTTCAGATCAAGGCCCGCGGGGTAAGCGATCCCAAGGTTCTGCAGGCCATGCTGCGCGTTCCTCGTCACGAGTTTGTGCCGGCGACCTACAGAGATGATGCGTACGAGGACTTTCCGCTTCCCATCGGTTACGGCCAGACCATTTCGCAGCCGTACATCGTCGCCTATATGACGGAGGCGCTTCACCTCAAAGGCGGCGAGAAGGTACTGGAGATCGGCACCGGTTCAGGCTACCAAGCTGCGGTATTGGCGGAGATAGCCGGTCAGGTTTACAGCATCGAAATCGTCGAGCCTCTCTGTCGCGAAGCCGCTCAACGGCTGCAGCAATTGGGATATGCCAACGTCAGCGTGCGCTGCGGTGACGGCTATGCAGGCTGGCCGGAAGCCGCGCCGTTCGACGCCATCATCCTGACTGCGGCACCTGAGGAAATTCCGCAACCGTTGGTCGAACAGCTCGGCGAAGGAGGCCGTATGATATTGCCGCTCGGCCGTTTCTCCCAGAATTTGGTGCTGTTGACCAAACAGGAAGGAAAGGTCAACAAAAGGAATCTGTTGCCTGTGCGTTTTGTGCCCATGACCGGAAAGGCGGAAGACAAGCAGGAGAGAAAATGA
- a CDS encoding PspC domain-containing protein, which yields MSGEMKKLYRSSQDRMVGGVCAGIAEYFGVDATVIRLVWVVLTLMNGVGLLVYLLCMAMIPQKESSEITEKQEQKSSEWSLYFGVALIAIGLYFLMHQRFPWFPFKWPWHLWHSIRHFFWQSIFIFAGLLLILRGVRGDDSAPQGGSKLRFSRSRRYRMIAGVCGGIAEHLQVDPSLIRIAFIGLALLTGFWLGVGIYLVLALAVPEEPVES from the coding sequence ATGAGCGGCGAAATGAAAAAGCTCTATCGATCTTCGCAGGACCGCATGGTCGGCGGTGTATGTGCTGGAATCGCCGAATATTTCGGGGTCGATGCAACCGTCATCCGTCTGGTTTGGGTGGTTCTCACGCTTATGAACGGTGTCGGATTGCTGGTGTATCTGCTCTGCATGGCCATGATCCCGCAGAAAGAGTCTTCGGAAATTACTGAAAAACAGGAGCAAAAATCGTCAGAATGGTCGCTGTATTTCGGCGTCGCTTTGATTGCTATTGGTTTATATTTTTTGATGCATCAACGCTTTCCTTGGTTTCCCTTTAAATGGCCTTGGCACTTATGGCACAGCATTCGCCATTTTTTCTGGCAAAGCATCTTTATTTTTGCCGGCTTGCTTTTAATTCTTCGCGGTGTTCGCGGTGACGACTCTGCTCCTCAAGGCGGATCAAAGCTAAGGTTCTCGCGCAGCCGCCGATACCGCATGATCGCCGGTGTGTGCGGCGGCATTGCCGAGCACCTCCAGGTCGATCCCTCGCTCATCCGCATCGCTTTTATCGGTCTTGCGCTGCTGACCGGCTTCTGGCTGGGAGTCGGCATCTATCTGGTCTTGGCCTTGGCCGTCCCTGAAGAGCCCGTGGAAAGCTGA